The following proteins come from a genomic window of Candidatus Poribacteria bacterium:
- a CDS encoding thiolase family protein, protein MQTPSDVVIVSAVRTAVGRAGKGTLRNTRPDELAAAALRGAVDRLPQLDLDTIDDVIIGCATHEGPQGYNVARIASLRSGFPVSIPAITINRFCASGLETIAMGAEQIRSGRADVVIAGGVESMSQVPFGANLSPNPTLIAHAPDAYLSMGLTAENLVRKYGISRTAQDAYAYQSHRKAISAIDAGKFREEIVPFTVEETHLNSEGVSETNSSVFDTDEGPRRDTSPEALASLKPVFHVDGTVTAGNASQMSDAAAAVVLMSEARAEAAGYEPLARFVSYATAGVSPEIMGIGPVPAIPKALASAALTLADIDVIELNEAFAVQALAVIEEAQLPPEKVNVNGGAVALGHPLGCTGTKLTVSLINEMRRQNHQYGMVTMCIGGGMGAAGIFLNPT, encoded by the coding sequence ATGCAAACACCATCAGACGTAGTTATCGTATCTGCGGTGCGCACAGCTGTAGGAAGAGCAGGAAAAGGAACGCTGAGAAACACGCGACCCGATGAACTCGCCGCTGCCGCGCTCCGCGGGGCAGTTGATAGACTCCCGCAGCTTGACTTGGACACTATAGATGATGTCATCATTGGATGCGCTACACATGAGGGACCGCAAGGTTACAACGTCGCTCGGATTGCGAGTTTACGTTCAGGGTTTCCGGTTTCCATACCCGCCATTACGATCAATCGGTTCTGTGCTTCCGGTTTGGAGACAATAGCTATGGGTGCTGAGCAGATTCGATCTGGACGTGCCGATGTGGTTATCGCGGGTGGTGTGGAGAGTATGAGTCAAGTGCCGTTCGGTGCTAACCTCTCGCCGAACCCTACGCTTATAGCGCATGCGCCGGATGCCTATCTCAGCATGGGATTAACTGCCGAAAATCTGGTGCGAAAATATGGTATATCTCGCACTGCACAGGACGCTTATGCATATCAGAGCCATCGCAAGGCGATCTCGGCGATTGATGCAGGCAAATTTCGAGAAGAAATCGTTCCGTTCACGGTAGAAGAAACGCATCTCAATTCGGAAGGAGTTTCTGAAACGAACAGTTCTGTCTTTGATACGGATGAAGGACCCCGCCGAGATACATCGCCAGAAGCATTGGCATCTCTCAAACCCGTTTTTCACGTGGATGGCACAGTGACGGCTGGCAACGCCTCCCAGATGAGTGACGCTGCCGCCGCTGTCGTCCTCATGTCCGAGGCGCGCGCCGAGGCGGCAGGTTACGAACCTTTGGCTCGCTTTGTCAGTTACGCCACAGCCGGTGTTTCGCCCGAAATCATGGGAATCGGACCTGTGCCTGCGATTCCTAAGGCACTCGCGTCTGCAGCGTTAACTTTGGCTGATATAGACGTTATAGAACTCAACGAAGCATTTGCTGTGCAAGCCCTCGCTGTAATTGAAGAGGCACAGTTGCCACCCGAAAAAGTAAACGTCAACGGCGGGGCAGTCGCGTTGGGACATCCCCTCGGTTGCACTGGAACAAAGCTCACCGTGAGTCTGATTAATGAGATGCGGAGGCAAAATCACCAGTACGGCATGGTAACAATGTGTATCGGCGGTGGTATGGGTGCCGCTGGCATTTTTCTTAATCCGACGTAG
- the tmk gene encoding dTMP kinase: MARRGIFITFEGIEGAGKTTQSERLATALGPDIVLTREPGGTHISERIRDLFLTSDGITPMTELLLIAAARTQHVNELIRPALDAKRTVICDRFIDATVAYQGYRGGIDLAFIHQLNHTATDGLIPDITFILDLSPEIGLSRQQQGGVHRDRLDRESLESHRKVREGYLSVAKANPHRIKLIDATQSPDTVHAAILAEYQDYVW; this comes from the coding sequence ATGGCACGACGCGGAATTTTTATTACATTTGAAGGCATAGAAGGCGCAGGGAAGACGACGCAATCAGAACGTTTAGCAACCGCATTGGGACCGGACATTGTACTCACCCGTGAACCTGGCGGCACACACATTTCTGAACGGATTCGCGACCTCTTTCTGACATCGGACGGCATAACGCCGATGACAGAGTTGTTGCTGATAGCTGCCGCGCGCACACAACACGTCAACGAACTTATACGTCCCGCATTAGACGCGAAGCGAACCGTCATCTGTGATAGGTTTATCGATGCTACTGTCGCTTATCAAGGCTATCGCGGGGGCATCGACCTTGCGTTTATTCACCAATTAAATCACACTGCTACTGACGGTTTGATCCCTGACATCACCTTTATCCTCGATCTGTCCCCAGAGATAGGACTATCACGCCAACAGCAAGGAGGTGTGCACCGGGACCGGCTGGACAGAGAGTCGTTGGAATCTCATCGGAAGGTTCGCGAGGGATACCTATCCGTCGCGAAAGCGAACCCACATCGTATCAAACTGATAGACGCTACACAGTCTCCAGACACTGTCCATGCTGCGATCTTAGCTGAATATCAAGATTATGTATGGTAA
- the holB gene encoding DNA polymerase III subunit delta', translating into MQNPIIGHQQIVEQLQRTVASDRIAGAYLFYGPEGVGKETVACYFAQLIFCQQDAQPPTVCGACLACRKVNSRNHPDLQLIRPEGSELKIGQIRELQKQIIYEPLEANRKVYILTDVDRMNDYAENALLKTLEEPPASSVLILLTSNIRVLLPTTRSRCQILQFHPMPTQELAEILVKRFSVGPEQATTLAIAADGAIGKALTQLEKGDVHTESVPEVLKETDLLAAFRLAENFKDNPETLSELVTWYRDLLFLQQGAPSELITHIHFLDELRSIVPRYSRLRIQQAIQTIFDTKSLIENTNTNATLALEVMCLKLLK; encoded by the coding sequence ATGCAAAATCCAATCATTGGACACCAACAAATTGTCGAACAACTCCAACGAACTGTCGCATCGGATCGTATTGCTGGTGCTTACCTCTTCTATGGCCCGGAAGGCGTTGGAAAGGAAACGGTCGCTTGCTATTTTGCGCAACTCATCTTCTGTCAGCAAGACGCGCAGCCTCCCACGGTATGCGGCGCATGTCTCGCCTGTCGGAAGGTGAACTCTCGAAACCATCCCGATCTACAGCTCATCCGACCTGAGGGGAGTGAACTCAAAATCGGGCAGATCCGAGAGTTACAAAAACAAATTATCTACGAACCCCTTGAAGCAAATCGGAAGGTCTATATATTAACAGACGTAGACCGGATGAATGATTATGCCGAAAACGCACTCCTCAAGACCCTTGAGGAACCACCCGCTTCCTCTGTTTTGATCTTACTCACATCGAACATCCGAGTGTTGCTGCCAACCACCCGTTCCCGATGCCAAATTCTACAATTCCACCCGATGCCGACACAGGAATTAGCCGAAATCTTGGTGAAAAGATTTTCTGTGGGACCAGAGCAAGCAACGACACTTGCCATTGCGGCAGATGGCGCGATCGGAAAAGCACTCACGCAACTTGAAAAAGGCGACGTACACACTGAAAGCGTTCCAGAAGTCCTCAAGGAGACAGATTTATTAGCCGCTTTCAGACTTGCTGAAAACTTCAAAGATAATCCAGAGACTTTAAGTGAGCTGGTGACTTGGTATCGCGATCTTCTCTTTTTACAACAGGGCGCGCCCAGCGAACTCATAACACATATCCATTTCCTTGACGAACTCCGATCAATTGTTCCGCGCTACTCTCGACTGCGCATACAGCAAGCCATCCAGACTATCTTTGACACCAAATCCCTCATCGAAAACACAAACACAAACGCTACCTTGGCTTTAGAGGTAATGTGTTTGAAGTTACTGAAATAA
- a CDS encoding lactonase family protein, which translates to MQTHVYLSIAGENRIAIYTFDASDGSIEFQENIDVTGSPGPLALSTCGNYLYAGLRSSREIASFRIDEETKRLSHLRTVQLDADTCYIAPDKTGRFLFSAYYGAGKVTVHTIGDDKTVQGETLQTVETDIHAHFIETDASNRFAFVPHTVPRNAIYQFHFNEDTGTLTQNPIGNLNPGAPIGPRHLCFHPSKPILYSSNEQGSSVSAYTLREGGDHPGILVDLQEDLSTLPVDFDADNTCAQIHIDPQGAFLYVSNRGHDSIAGFAIDEESGELTAIGHQLTEPTPRVFNIDGTGNYLFVGGQGSGRLATYRINRESGALAPIANYTVGENPMWVLFV; encoded by the coding sequence ATGCAAACTCATGTCTATCTCTCCATAGCAGGAGAAAACAGAATCGCCATTTACACGTTTGATGCTTCTGATGGTAGCATCGAATTTCAGGAAAATATTGATGTTACCGGTTCTCCGGGTCCGTTAGCACTTTCAACTTGTGGCAACTACCTATATGCTGGTCTACGCTCCAGTCGCGAAATCGCAAGTTTCCGCATTGACGAGGAGACAAAACGCCTCTCACACTTGCGGACAGTCCAGTTAGACGCGGATACGTGTTATATTGCGCCAGACAAAACAGGGCGTTTCCTGTTTTCCGCCTATTACGGTGCTGGCAAAGTTACTGTACATACAATCGGCGACGATAAAACTGTCCAAGGCGAAACGCTTCAGACCGTCGAAACCGATATACACGCTCACTTTATTGAGACGGATGCCTCAAATCGGTTTGCCTTTGTGCCGCACACAGTCCCCCGGAACGCTATCTACCAGTTCCATTTTAACGAGGATACAGGCACACTTACGCAAAATCCTATAGGAAATCTCAATCCGGGTGCCCCAATTGGACCCCGGCATCTCTGTTTTCATCCAAGCAAACCGATTCTCTATTCTTCAAATGAGCAAGGATCGAGTGTCTCCGCATACACTCTTCGGGAAGGAGGAGACCACCCCGGAATCTTAGTAGATCTACAGGAAGACCTCTCTACGCTCCCCGTAGATTTTGATGCGGATAATACTTGCGCGCAGATTCACATCGATCCACAAGGAGCGTTTCTTTACGTCTCCAATCGCGGGCACGACAGCATTGCTGGATTCGCAATTGATGAAGAGAGTGGCGAATTGACTGCCATCGGGCATCAGTTAACGGAACCCACCCCACGCGTTTTCAACATCGACGGAACTGGCAATTATCTCTTTGTCGGTGGTCAGGGTTCGGGTAGACTCGCTACCTACCGCATCAATCGGGAAAGTGGAGCGTTGGCACCGATTGCCAACTATACGGTTGGCGAAAACCCGATGTGGGTACTTTTTGTATAG
- the metG gene encoding methionine--tRNA ligase — MLTEREPQKTEGNTMSAFYITTPIYYVNDEPHAGHGYSTIVADTLARYHRLKGDEVFFLTGVDEHGAKIHKAAEKAGLTPQDYCNKIAPTFIKFWKRLNISHDIFMRTTSDMHKRGAAKFLTALYESGNVYKGTYKGYYCLPCERFVPEKELTDEKICPIHKLPLEWLEEENYFFRLSKYQDRLLAHFRENPDFVYPAARRNELLSVLNSGLEDISISRSSVSWGISLPFDPKHIVYVWIEALMNYMTALGYETDSEQYHTFWPADVHMMGKDITRFHALIWPAMLMAVDLPLPKQIVAHGMMTKDGEALSKTRGIFVDLNADIAQYGLDAFRYYLLREFSFGNDGDYRPARLHARYNADLANDLGNLLNRVLGLVNKNFEGIPAPTTPGEFDDEIEAMAQTTIDQLDEHISAFAFDDALETIWEFVRRINRYVQQTQVWTLAKPETKPRMGTILYNSLEALRFISVLISPFVPNTAEKIQKQIGLPEFDTVSEWGHLPAGLTVSRGEPIFPRVDTKKQKQPQPKTEAEPKQKKVEKTSELVSFADFQKLDLRVACILAAESIEGADRLLKLQVDLGTEKRQLVAGIAEHYTPEALIGKQVIVVTNLEPATIRGVESQGMVLAGSGDSVVLATLETEMPLGTEIK; from the coding sequence ATGCTGACTGAACGGGAACCCCAAAAAACAGAAGGAAATACCATGAGCGCATTTTACATCACCACACCCATCTATTACGTCAACGATGAACCGCATGCGGGACACGGTTATAGTACCATTGTCGCAGATACTTTGGCGCGCTATCACCGCCTCAAAGGCGATGAGGTGTTCTTTTTGACCGGCGTTGATGAGCATGGCGCAAAGATACATAAAGCCGCTGAAAAGGCAGGACTTACCCCGCAAGATTATTGCAATAAAATAGCACCTACATTTATCAAATTTTGGAAACGGCTGAATATCTCACACGACATCTTCATGCGCACGACAAGCGATATGCACAAGCGCGGCGCGGCGAAATTCCTCACTGCCCTCTACGAAAGTGGGAATGTCTATAAAGGGACTTATAAAGGATACTATTGCCTCCCCTGCGAGCGGTTCGTTCCAGAAAAAGAATTGACGGACGAAAAAATCTGCCCGATTCATAAATTGCCCTTGGAATGGCTGGAAGAGGAAAACTATTTCTTTAGACTTTCCAAGTATCAAGATCGCTTACTCGCGCATTTTCGTGAAAACCCAGACTTTGTCTACCCTGCAGCACGGCGCAATGAGCTCCTGAGCGTCCTCAACTCTGGATTGGAAGATATAAGCATCTCTCGCTCCTCAGTCTCATGGGGAATTTCCTTACCGTTTGATCCTAAACATATCGTCTACGTCTGGATTGAAGCATTGATGAATTATATGACAGCACTCGGTTATGAAACCGATAGTGAACAGTATCACACTTTTTGGCCCGCTGATGTCCACATGATGGGGAAGGACATCACCCGCTTCCATGCGCTGATCTGGCCCGCAATGTTGATGGCTGTAGACTTACCACTTCCCAAGCAGATCGTCGCACACGGGATGATGACGAAAGATGGCGAAGCGTTGAGTAAAACGCGAGGTATTTTCGTTGACCTGAATGCAGACATCGCGCAATACGGATTGGATGCGTTCCGTTATTACCTCCTACGCGAATTTAGTTTCGGCAATGATGGTGATTACCGTCCTGCACGTTTGCACGCCCGCTACAACGCCGATCTCGCGAACGATCTCGGCAATCTGCTCAATCGCGTCCTCGGTTTAGTCAACAAGAACTTTGAGGGGATTCCCGCACCGACAACACCGGGGGAATTCGACGATGAAATCGAGGCGATGGCACAGACCACTATTGATCAATTAGACGAACACATAAGCGCGTTCGCGTTTGATGATGCATTGGAAACCATCTGGGAGTTTGTGCGGCGCATTAATCGCTATGTTCAACAGACACAGGTCTGGACGCTCGCGAAGCCGGAGACGAAACCGAGAATGGGAACGATCCTCTACAATAGTTTAGAGGCGTTGCGGTTCATCTCTGTGCTCATCTCGCCTTTTGTTCCGAATACTGCTGAAAAAATTCAGAAGCAGATCGGTCTGCCGGAATTTGATACCGTCTCAGAATGGGGACATTTGCCCGCAGGACTAACGGTCAGCAGAGGCGAACCTATTTTCCCACGTGTTGATACCAAAAAACAGAAACAGCCGCAACCGAAAACGGAAGCCGAACCGAAACAGAAGAAGGTAGAAAAAACGAGCGAGCTCGTCTCCTTTGCCGATTTCCAAAAGTTGGATCTTCGGGTGGCATGTATCCTCGCTGCTGAATCTATTGAAGGGGCTGACCGACTTCTCAAATTGCAGGTTGACCTCGGCACGGAGAAACGGCAGTTGGTCGCTGGGATTGCTGAACATTATACGCCAGAGGCATTGATAGGAAAACAGGTAATAGTTGTCACGAACTTAGAACCCGCCACCATTCGCGGTGTTGAGTCGCAAGGTATGGTTCTCGCGGGGAGTGGTGACTCTGTGGTCTTGGCAACCCTTGAAACGGAAATGCCGCTCGGCACAGAAATAAAATAG
- a CDS encoding PD-(D/E)XK nuclease family protein: MRDIENILKTRIENDEANTFVAIVPTDSARLKRQRELVGYHPNRAVANLRVHTSVEFIQKLYRQAQSSRQYILSGIQHLWLHEMVDPDTDDIDTYRYNAFRPIQNAAIPDSTLSLILDTINHLKDQGETEPNFVEDNLTKVDLARIYSDYEARLGSRWIDEKGRHYYLANNFKEEFIKNAFPGVDLAVFEGFTLLSKADTKLLKHIAEIPDIEMWFRTDCVERNEDLYKNIIDLVSQFRDTGAHIDADYGRHPDRHRPFAENLFRTNIPLDHKTDLTDKIKVLKPADRSEEVEQIAHLIQNHVSSADCKLSEICVVFYNIGNYQQRIAEIFPTYGIPYSLAESVPLMKSEVVKEIFSLLSPQQTSIGNTYFPDVKSELCPVELHPDEFKNYIDSFLEPAKVISTILNPMLLKNRKIAEGEVNAFQQFQKIVKGLCDMLKSEEDRLYKSEDYINKLRYIAKHTHYQNRAPVNEETVKIFSLSDLTSLAYNNGLRSLEFDTVFLGDFVEGRFPENYRPDPLLPENPYRNEEEQLLDNRFVFYRVLKSFRKRLYLLVPQRERESELIPSPFLGQLKAIADVETIEVANPEQGSVPGFLSIYGNHVWTTPTPSNQEFPDNLADMRSLIDHVIAVEKSREETHEHLDYEGVLTAEILSAQSQTQLENRRQKIYSVTELETYAKCPFQYFVDGVLRFRPEEEETEDELSSLERGSLLHDVLRAFYNSRREQGYPSIGQCSEEVFEDAKKQLDEILNTKSEEHRSQRTEIPIGEGNLFWEMDIKKLRVALHKWLKAERTYGLPVVPRYFEVNFGQSDELADLELDCTKPIRIGDVRMKGRIDRIDIGNGAFNIIDYKTGSSTIRMPEILNGRSLQLPIYLQITEKLLEENGLTGLDSAAGLYHKIRLDQCTVELGIGKESLNEVAYNAYNGTDWRSVGSTSGQLLDDDLFDERLARTCGYVQQYVDSISKGKFPLITRVKTFSVSEDESEEDGFIETDEYGFVDSEEHGDKPLTPRNKTEPCSYCAYKRVCRVGVISEVSQLED, encoded by the coding sequence ATGCGAGATATAGAAAACATCCTTAAAACCCGCATTGAAAACGATGAGGCGAATACCTTTGTCGCCATTGTACCGACCGATTCTGCGCGTTTGAAACGTCAGCGCGAATTGGTCGGTTATCATCCAAACAGGGCAGTTGCCAATTTGCGTGTGCATACCAGTGTAGAATTTATTCAAAAGTTATACAGACAAGCTCAGTCGTCAAGACAATATATTTTATCAGGAATCCAACACCTTTGGCTTCACGAAATGGTAGATCCTGACACTGACGATATTGATACCTACCGATATAACGCATTTCGCCCAATTCAAAATGCTGCCATCCCTGATAGCACACTTTCCCTCATCTTAGACACAATAAATCACCTTAAGGATCAAGGAGAGACTGAGCCGAACTTTGTAGAAGATAATCTAACCAAAGTAGACCTCGCTCGTATTTACAGCGATTATGAAGCGAGACTTGGAAGCCGATGGATAGATGAGAAGGGAAGACATTACTACCTGGCAAACAATTTTAAAGAAGAGTTCATCAAGAACGCATTTCCTGGCGTTGACCTTGCTGTTTTTGAGGGTTTTACTTTGCTTTCAAAAGCCGATACTAAACTCTTAAAACACATTGCTGAAATACCTGATATAGAGATGTGGTTCCGCACTGATTGTGTTGAAAGGAATGAAGACCTTTATAAAAATATTATCGACCTCGTTTCACAATTTAGAGACACAGGTGCTCACATCGATGCTGACTATGGACGGCACCCTGATCGACACAGACCTTTCGCTGAGAATCTGTTCAGAACAAATATTCCCTTAGACCATAAAACGGATCTAACAGATAAAATTAAGGTTTTAAAACCAGCTGATCGATCCGAGGAAGTAGAGCAGATCGCTCACCTAATTCAGAATCATGTCTCAAGTGCTGACTGTAAACTGAGTGAAATCTGTGTTGTATTCTACAATATAGGTAATTACCAACAGCGAATTGCAGAAATTTTTCCCACTTATGGCATCCCATATTCACTCGCTGAAAGTGTTCCGTTGATGAAATCAGAAGTTGTCAAAGAAATCTTTTCTCTTCTTTCACCGCAGCAAACTTCTATTGGTAACACCTATTTCCCTGACGTTAAATCTGAACTATGCCCAGTAGAGTTGCATCCCGACGAATTTAAGAATTACATTGACAGCTTTCTCGAACCTGCGAAAGTTATTTCCACTATTTTAAACCCGATGCTATTGAAAAATAGAAAAATTGCTGAAGGGGAGGTAAACGCATTCCAGCAATTCCAGAAAATAGTTAAAGGGCTTTGTGACATGCTAAAATCTGAAGAAGATAGGTTATATAAATCTGAAGATTATATTAATAAACTCAGATACATTGCAAAACATACTCACTATCAAAATAGAGCACCGGTAAATGAGGAAACCGTTAAGATTTTCTCACTTAGTGACCTCACAAGTTTAGCATATAATAATGGCCTCAGAAGTTTAGAGTTTGATACCGTCTTTTTGGGCGATTTTGTAGAGGGTAGGTTTCCAGAAAATTATCGTCCAGATCCGTTATTACCAGAAAACCCTTATCGTAACGAAGAAGAACAACTACTTGATAACCGATTCGTATTTTATCGAGTTCTCAAGTCTTTTCGTAAGCGACTCTACCTGCTTGTACCACAACGTGAACGCGAATCGGAGCTAATCCCTTCTCCGTTCCTTGGACAATTAAAAGCAATCGCCGACGTTGAGACGATTGAAGTCGCGAATCCTGAACAAGGCAGCGTTCCCGGTTTTCTCAGTATATACGGCAACCACGTATGGACTACACCTACACCGTCCAACCAAGAATTCCCAGATAACTTAGCAGACATGCGTTCTCTGATAGACCATGTAATTGCGGTTGAAAAGAGTCGCGAGGAAACACACGAGCATTTGGATTATGAAGGCGTGTTAACGGCTGAAATTCTTTCTGCCCAAAGTCAAACGCAGTTAGAAAATCGGAGGCAGAAAATTTATTCCGTCACAGAATTGGAAACTTACGCAAAGTGCCCTTTTCAATACTTTGTTGATGGTGTTTTGAGGTTCCGTCCTGAAGAAGAGGAAACAGAAGATGAGTTATCCAGCCTTGAAAGAGGGTCATTGCTTCATGATGTTCTCCGCGCATTCTACAACAGTCGACGCGAGCAAGGATATCCAAGTATCGGACAATGTAGCGAGGAAGTTTTTGAAGACGCGAAAAAGCAATTAGATGAAATATTAAATACCAAATCTGAGGAACACCGCAGCCAGCGCACCGAGATACCTATCGGCGAAGGTAATCTTTTTTGGGAAATGGACATAAAGAAACTTCGCGTTGCTCTCCATAAGTGGCTTAAAGCGGAACGTACTTATGGTTTACCCGTTGTTCCGCGCTACTTTGAAGTTAACTTCGGTCAATCGGATGAACTGGCAGATTTGGAACTTGATTGTACGAAACCAATCCGCATCGGTGACGTACGGATGAAGGGCAGAATTGACCGCATTGATATTGGCAACGGTGCCTTTAATATTATTGACTATAAAACTGGCAGCTCCACAATTAGAATGCCGGAGATTCTTAATGGACGGAGCCTCCAACTCCCCATCTACCTTCAAATTACAGAGAAATTGCTGGAGGAGAATGGACTAACAGGGTTAGACTCGGCGGCGGGGCTTTATCATAAAATAAGGCTGGACCAATGTACAGTTGAACTCGGTATTGGCAAGGAGTCTTTAAACGAGGTTGCCTACAATGCTTACAACGGCACAGACTGGAGATCGGTGGGTTCCACAAGTGGTCAATTGCTGGATGATGACCTGTTCGACGAACGGCTTGCCCGGACCTGTGGTTATGTTCAACAGTACGTTGACAGTATTTCTAAGGGTAAATTTCCTCTCATCACGCGCGTCAAAACTTTTTCAGTGTCTGAAGATGAATCCGAAGAAGATGGTTTTATAGAGACCGATGAATATGGCTTTGTAGATTCTGAAGAACATGGTGACAAGCCTCTTACTCCCCGGAACAAAACGGAACCTTGTAGTTATTGTGCCTATAAGCGCGTATGCCGTGTTGGTGTAATTTCCGAAGTAAGCCAATTAGAGGACTAA
- a CDS encoding superoxide dismutase, with protein sequence MAHTLPALPYAHDALEPHIDTQTMEIHHGKHHQGYVNNLNAALEGLGDLADMDIHELLSNLDQVPEDKRQAVINNGGGHANHSLFWSIMSPNGGEPGGEIAAAISSAFGSLEAAKEQFVTAATTRFGSGWAWLVLGDSGLEIYSTANQDSPIMQGHTPLLGIDVWEHAYYLKYQNLRPAYVEAWTNVINWTRVNELYVANA encoded by the coding sequence ATGGCACACACATTACCAGCGCTCCCTTATGCGCACGATGCTTTGGAACCTCACATTGACACACAAACAATGGAAATCCATCACGGCAAACACCATCAAGGCTACGTCAACAACCTCAACGCTGCCTTAGAGGGACTCGGTGACCTCGCTGATATGGATATTCACGAACTGCTCAGTAACCTTGATCAGGTCCCGGAAGACAAACGTCAAGCCGTCATCAACAACGGCGGTGGACACGCGAATCATTCACTCTTCTGGTCCATCATGAGCCCGAATGGTGGTGAACCGGGTGGAGAAATCGCTGCAGCAATAAGCAGTGCTTTCGGATCACTTGAAGCGGCGAAAGAGCAATTTGTAACAGCCGCAACCACACGCTTCGGTTCTGGCTGGGCATGGCTCGTCCTCGGCGACAGTGGGTTAGAAATCTATTCCACAGCGAATCAGGACAGCCCTATCATGCAGGGACATACGCCGCTTCTCGGAATCGATGTCTGGGAACACGCATACTATCTGAAATATCAGAACCTTCGTCCTGCTTACGTTGAGGCGTGGACGAACGTCATCAACTGGACCCGAGTCAACGAACTCTATGTGGCGAACGCCTAA